One Actinomadura viridis genomic region harbors:
- a CDS encoding aldehyde dehydrogenase yields the protein MPDVEREERMLIGGRLVPASGGGAFPNLNPATGREIGVTADGTAADMDAAIAAARAAFDGTGWADDPAFRVRCLRQLQEALTENAETLRAALVAEAGAPVALTHGAQLDIPLEGLGWVAGLAEDYAWVTDLGIAEPYGIRTHRYLRREPFGVVGAITPWNFPMQINLAKVGPALAAGNTVILKPAPDTPWTATLLGRLAAERTDIPPGVLNVVTSSRHEVGRQLTEDERVDMVSFTGSTATGRAVMRAGAASIKKVFLELGGKSALVALDDANLKKAVGNAAFQITTHAGQGCAILTRLVLPRSRYEEGLEMLVETLRGWPYGDPADPGNLMGPLISERQRERVLGLIATGAREGARVALGGGVPDHLPGGFYVEPTVLADVHPDATVAQEEIFGPVLAVLAHDGDDDAVRIANNSRYGLSGMVISESAERARAVADRIRTGTISVNGGLFYGADVPFGGYRQSGVGRESGVAGFEEYLEIKSIAEAA from the coding sequence ATGCCGGACGTCGAGCGCGAGGAGAGGATGCTGATCGGAGGCCGGCTCGTGCCCGCCTCCGGCGGCGGCGCCTTTCCCAACCTCAACCCGGCGACCGGGCGGGAGATCGGAGTCACGGCCGACGGCACCGCCGCCGACATGGACGCGGCGATCGCCGCGGCGCGCGCCGCGTTCGACGGCACCGGATGGGCGGACGACCCCGCCTTCCGCGTGCGGTGCCTGCGCCAGCTCCAGGAGGCCCTGACCGAGAACGCCGAGACGCTGCGCGCGGCGCTGGTCGCCGAAGCGGGCGCCCCGGTCGCCCTCACCCACGGAGCCCAGCTCGACATCCCCCTGGAAGGGCTCGGCTGGGTCGCCGGCCTCGCCGAGGACTACGCGTGGGTCACCGACCTGGGGATCGCCGAGCCGTACGGCATCCGTACGCACCGCTACCTGCGGCGCGAGCCCTTCGGAGTCGTCGGCGCCATCACGCCGTGGAACTTCCCCATGCAGATCAACCTCGCCAAGGTCGGCCCCGCCCTGGCCGCGGGGAACACCGTGATCCTCAAGCCCGCGCCCGACACCCCCTGGACGGCCACGCTCCTCGGCCGCCTCGCCGCCGAGAGGACCGACATCCCGCCCGGGGTGCTCAACGTGGTGACGTCCTCCCGGCACGAGGTCGGGCGGCAGCTGACCGAGGACGAGCGGGTGGACATGGTCTCCTTCACCGGCTCCACCGCGACCGGCCGCGCGGTGATGCGGGCGGGCGCGGCGAGCATCAAGAAGGTCTTCCTCGAACTGGGCGGCAAGTCGGCCCTGGTCGCGCTCGACGACGCGAACCTGAAGAAGGCCGTCGGCAACGCCGCCTTCCAGATCACCACGCACGCCGGCCAGGGCTGCGCCATCCTCACCCGGCTCGTCCTGCCCCGCTCGCGGTACGAGGAAGGGCTGGAGATGCTGGTGGAGACCCTGCGCGGCTGGCCGTACGGGGACCCCGCCGACCCGGGGAACCTGATGGGCCCGCTCATCAGCGAACGGCAGCGCGAACGCGTCCTCGGCCTCATCGCCACGGGCGCGCGGGAGGGCGCGCGCGTCGCGCTGGGCGGCGGCGTCCCCGATCACCTGCCCGGCGGCTTCTACGTGGAGCCGACCGTGCTCGCCGACGTCCATCCCGACGCCACGGTCGCCCAGGAGGAGATCTTCGGGCCGGTGCTGGCCGTCCTGGCCCACGACGGCGACGACGACGCGGTGCGGATCGCCAACAACTCCCGGTACGGCCTGTCCGGCATGGTGATCAGCGAATCCGCCGAGCGCGCCCGCGCCGTCGCCGACCGGATCCGCACCGGGACGATCTCCGTCAACGGCGGCCTGTTCTACGGCGCGGACGTGCCGTTCGGCGGGTACCGGCAGAGCGGGGTCGGCCGGGAGAGCGGCGTGGCCGGCTTCGAGGAGTACCTGGAGATCAAGAGCATCGCGGAGGCCGCGTGA